In Trichocoleus sp. FACHB-46, a genomic segment contains:
- a CDS encoding DevA family ABC transporter ATP-binding protein: protein MIQTWQSDQSHSTAAEPVISARQLNHYFGSGELRKQALFDINLDIYAGEIIIMTGPSGSGKTTLLTLMGGLRSAQEGSLKILGQELHDASKQQLTQLRRNIGYIFQAHHLLTFLTAKQNVRMSLELHEEMFDRNIDEMSVAMLEAVGLQQRVDYYADSLSGGQKQRVAIARALGSQPKIVLADEPTAALDKKSGRDAVEIMQKLAKEQGCTILLVTHDNRILDIADRIVYMEDGRLADNSETTIAD from the coding sequence ATGATTCAAACTTGGCAGTCAGATCAATCTCACTCAACAGCAGCAGAACCAGTTATTTCTGCTCGGCAGCTTAATCACTACTTTGGCAGCGGCGAACTCCGCAAACAAGCCTTATTTGACATCAATTTGGATATTTATGCAGGCGAAATCATTATCATGACGGGTCCCTCTGGCTCTGGCAAGACAACGCTGCTAACACTGATGGGCGGGTTGCGATCGGCTCAAGAAGGCAGCCTCAAGATTCTCGGACAAGAATTACACGATGCCAGCAAACAACAGTTAACTCAACTTCGTCGCAACATTGGCTATATCTTTCAAGCACATCACCTATTGACCTTTCTGACTGCCAAGCAAAACGTCCGAATGTCACTGGAACTGCATGAGGAAATGTTCGATCGCAACATTGATGAAATGAGCGTTGCCATGCTAGAAGCAGTAGGGCTACAACAACGGGTAGACTATTATGCCGATAGTCTGTCGGGCGGGCAAAAACAGCGAGTTGCGATCGCCCGCGCATTAGGGAGTCAACCCAAGATTGTGTTAGCTGATGAACCCACAGCCGCTCTAGATAAGAAATCTGGGCGTGATGCTGTAGAGATTATGCAAAAACTTGCCAAAGAGCAGGGTTGCACCATCTTATTAGTCACACACGATAACCGCATTCTAGATATTGCCGATCGCATTGTCTACATGGAAGATGGTCGTCTAGCAGATAATTCAGAGACTACGATCGCGGACTAG
- a CDS encoding YhcG family protein, protein MTTDLLSGDYHNFLQALKERIRNAQSRSALAVNRELVTLYWQIGQEILTRQREQGWGAKVISQLAKDLKAAFPEMKGFSRTNLLYMRLFAEAYPDPQIVQQLAGQIPWFHNCMLLDKVKDSEERLWYIQETIQHGWSRSVLTQRVESGLYRRQGEGSLTNFNQTLPQPQSDLAQQILRDPYNFDFLSLGPEAQERELETALIQHIREFLLEMGVGFAFVGSQYSIQVSGKEYRLDLLFYHFRLHCFVVVDLKTVEFEPEFSGKMNFYVSAVDDLLRSPADNPTIGIILCKTQDQTVVEYALRDVAKPIGISTYQLKNALPEPLKGNLPTIEELETQLNILSVEIEAGRDVENQD, encoded by the coding sequence ATGACCACAGATCTTCTATCCGGTGACTATCACAACTTTCTACAGGCGTTGAAAGAGCGAATTCGCAACGCCCAAAGCCGCTCTGCATTGGCAGTCAACCGAGAATTAGTCACGCTTTACTGGCAGATTGGGCAGGAAATTTTGACGCGCCAGCGAGAGCAGGGATGGGGAGCTAAGGTCATCAGCCAACTGGCGAAAGACTTAAAAGCAGCGTTTCCGGAGATGAAAGGCTTTTCCCGTACGAATCTGCTGTACATGCGCTTATTTGCCGAAGCTTACCCAGATCCACAAATTGTCCAGCAGCTTGCTGGACAAATTCCCTGGTTTCACAACTGTATGCTGCTAGACAAGGTAAAAGATTCAGAGGAACGTTTGTGGTACATCCAAGAAACCATTCAACATGGCTGGAGCCGCAGCGTTCTCACTCAGCGAGTGGAAAGTGGATTGTATCGACGGCAAGGAGAAGGATCCCTCACCAACTTCAATCAAACCCTCCCTCAACCCCAATCGGATTTAGCCCAGCAAATTCTGCGCGATCCCTATAATTTTGACTTCTTGAGTTTAGGCCCCGAAGCGCAGGAACGAGAACTCGAAACTGCTTTGATTCAACACATTCGAGAGTTTTTGTTGGAGATGGGAGTTGGATTTGCATTTGTGGGCAGTCAATATTCAATTCAGGTGAGTGGGAAGGAATACAGACTGGATTTATTGTTTTATCACTTCCGTCTGCATTGTTTTGTCGTGGTCGATCTCAAGACGGTTGAATTCGAACCAGAATTTTCGGGGAAGATGAACTTCTATGTGTCGGCTGTGGATGACTTATTACGTAGTCCTGCAGACAACCCCACCATCGGCATTATTTTGTGCAAAACCCAGGATCAAACGGTGGTAGAGTATGCGCTGCGAGACGTGGCTAAGCCCATTGGCATTTCAACCTATCAGCTCAAAAATGCATTACCAGAGCCACTCAAGGGTAATTTGCCCACCATC